In bacterium, the DNA window ATAATCAGCAACCGCTACGGACTGCGAGGCTCCGGAAAGTCCGGCATTCTTCGCAATGTTTTGAAATTGTCCCTGCCTCAAATTTGTAAAAAGATTGTCGCCCCCAGTTGGATCTGCAACGAAAATATCGAGGTCCCCGTCATCGTCGAAATCTCCGAAGGCGGCATCCGAACTCTGGCTGGTCCGTTCCAGTCGCATGGCGGCTGTCATATCCGCAAAACTTCCATCTCCGTTGTTCCGGTGCGCTTTCGCTTCGCCTGTTGTGTATATGTCCAGATCACCATCCTGATCCAGGTCCAAAAAGAGTGCTCCTGTAAATTTTCCGAAAATCTCGTGTAACAGCTTTTGATTCTGATCGAGTAACTGCAAAGATCTTTCCCTAACCAGGCAGATCTCCATTTTGCCGTCATTGTTGTAATCAATGGTAATTCGCGAAGGGTCGGGCACCGACTTGGTATCTGTTGTTGAAAATCTGATATGCGCAAGTGGCTGACTCTGGACCTGCGACGAAAATTTTGTGCTGAAATGCAAAACTGGAAATCCCAGTATGGCGCCTCCCGGACCTGCCAGCTCCACAATGCCCGCTTGATAAAGGGGCGTCGGCTTCATGAAGTTCTGAAAGGCAATGACAGCCGGCAGAGCTTCTACGGTATTAGATACTGACAAGGAATTCAGGGCGCGGTCCAGATACTGTTCGGATCCCTGTGGAATATCCGGAACAAACTGCCTGATTTCGCGCAACTGAACAATCGCCTCTTTCGCTTTCCTGTTGCGCACCAGCATTTCCGCTAACTGCAGCTTTGCGGGAAGGTTTGCAGGACTTGCTGCAACAATGGCCTGAAGGCTCAATTCCGCCTTCTTATAGCGGTCGGGAGAATCGCTACGCGTATTGAGCTGCGCAAGTTTGTATTGCGAGCTGATGTGTCGCGGAAATTTCTGAACAGACTTCTGCAGCTCCTGTTTCGCCTCTTCCATCCTTCCGGATCGCTCCAGGACCTCGGCCAGGATGAGGTGAATCTCCGGTTCATCTGAAAGCTGAAGGGCCCTGCGCGCGGGCTTTTCCGCATCAGAATTACGATTCAACCGAAGGTAGGTTAATGCAAGATTAGCGTGCCCCAGTGCCTCCTCCGGCGCAATGTCGATCAGTTTCTTGAATTCGCTTTCGGAATCTACGAGACGCATCTCCTCAAGATATGCAATTCCAAGAGACCGGTGCGTCAACATCCGTCGGATTTTGTCTTGAGGCGAGAGCTGATCTTTCTTGCAGGCGGAAATGAACAGAAGGAAAAACAGCAGAAGAAGGATATGGCGTGTTTGCCTGGATTTCTCCCCCTTATGAAGGGGGAGATTAAGAGGGGGTTGGAAAGTTCTCAACCTCCCTCTGCCCCCTCCTTCATAAGGAGGAGGATCGCCTCTGTACATTTTACTCATGATAGGGACGCTTTGCGCGAAAGGCCTTCAGATGAGTTTTGATCCGCTCAGCGAGTTGTTGCCGGCGGTTGGACTCAGCGATGGTCAAAGCCTGTTCCGCCACCTGAACGGAACGATCAAAACGGCCTGCTTCCGCATAAGCTGCTGCCAAAACGTCCAGCGTTTCCGCATTGGGATTCCGGGACGCAACAGCTTCAGCAAGACGAACCGCTTCCAGACCATTACGCAAAGATGCATCGGAACTTGTCGCCATGAACCACGCAAGCTGTTGTGCAAGATCCTGATTTTGTGGCAGCTGTTCCAGACCCGATCTGTACGCTTGCACAGCTGCAGCGCGATTTCCGCTTCGAATATTCAATCTCGCAAGGTGCAAGTATGAGTAAGGGATCCGCGGATCGTTTTGGATGGCGCGTCGAATTGTGTCCATAGCGGCCTGCTCCTGACCCATTTCATATAGGGCTGCAGCCAGATTGTTCATGCTTGCGGTTGATTTAGGATTCAGCTCCAAAGCTTTTTTGTGCGCAGCGGCCGCCTCCGCGTATTTTCGTTGATATAGATACGCGACACCCAACGTATCCTGCCGGGAAAAATCCTTCGAAGCAGCAGCTGCTTTCTTGAGCTCTTGTTCTGCCAGCGCATAATCCCCTTTTTCCAGAGCGGCGCGTCCCCGCAAGTCGTGCCAGTAAGAACTGACTCCTTCCGCAATCAATGCCATTTCGAGATCATCCGGTAGTGGGGTGATCTTCGGTAATTGCTGCGAGATCAACAACTGCGCACTCGCTTTCTGGTGTTGATTCATCCGTCTGTAAACTTCGGATAAAAGTCCGTAGGCTTCTCCATGACGCGGGTTGACTTGTATCGCCTTCTGCAGAAGCGAGCCACAATCCTTGACCTGGTTCTGGCTCAATGATATGCGGGCCAGCCCGACATACGCATGAGAGCTGTTCGTATTGATTTCCAGAGCCTTTACGAATTCGCGACCTGCCTGCTCCAAACGATTGGAGTCGAGCAAGGCCTGACCGTATCGCACCCTTCCGGCAAAGTGATTCGGGCGCAGGTTCAAACTTTGCTCAAAATACTTGAGCGCTTCTTCAGAACCACGGTCATGCAGCAACATCGCCCGGTAATACGGCCAGCGGAAATCGGAAGGATTCAATGCTGCGGCTTTTTCATAGCAAAGAAGAGCTTCATTTTTGAAATCATGCACATGAAGGTTCATTGCGAGTTTGCCCCAGGAATGTGCCGAAGAAGAATTCGCTTTTACATCATTGATGACATTGCGGAGTTTTTCCACTACCGGTTTTTCTGCGCCTTGAAAATTGTTCTTCGCTAATGCCTCAACTGTCGATTCAGGAGTGGCGGGAGCGGCAGTTTTTATCTGCTCTTGTGGCTTCCAAAAGTACCAGAGGGCTCCGAGCGCTAAAAGGACGATAGCGGCGCCGATGAAAAGCCACTTACGAGACTGCGGTTTTTCCGCAGTAACGGACCCCGGACGTGACGTCCGCTCCTTTGCGGGCGAGACGCCCGCGCTACTTCGTTTCCTCACTTTTACCTTTACCTTTCTCCACAGTAACGATCTGATCTGCTTTGACGCCCGGGAAGATCTCCGTTTTTCCATCCGGCCAGAGAACCGTAATTTCATCCACCGAAGTCGCACTCGCAAGCCCAAAATGCGCGCGAGGATCGTTGCTGGATAAATAACTGTACCCGGGCTGCACCAATCGCTTAATGCGTTGGCCGGATACGTGGATCGATACAACAGCGCCAATCGCATCACGATTCCAGGCTTTGGCTCGAACAATCAACCAGTGACCTTTTGAGCTTACATCATTTCGATGGAGACGCGCAGGTCCCCCTCCATTCGTAATCAACAGGTCGATGTCGCCATCATTATCGATGTCTCCGAACGATAATCCCTTGCTGTTTTCTATTTCACTGGTAAATTCTCCTGCCAGGTCACTTACGTTTCGGTAATGCCCCGTCCCGTCATTTTCAAACAACAGATTCGGTTCAGCATAATCATCCCAGTAATCCGGTGAATTTTTCTGGAGCAACAGAGGCCCGCGTGTAACTCTGCCATTCACAACGGCAAGATCGAGATCACCATCCTGATCATAATCAAAGAAGCCTGTGCCAAAACCGGTATACGGCAGACTTGGGGGACCCAGATTGGAAACGGCCGTATCATCTTGAAAACCGATCTGCCCCATGTGACGGTAAAAAGTATTTGTTTCGTTTCGCAGATGCGTTTTGAACAGATCAAAATCTGCATCTCCATCCGCATCCCCTGAAGCAACACCCATACCGGCTTCCGGCTGTCCCAGCGCGTTAACCGCAGCGCCCAATACCATGCCAAGATCCTTGAATGTGCCGTCACGTTGATTGACCCACAAATTTGCAGGCTCCCCATCATTGGCAACATAGATATCCGGATAGAGATCGTTGTTGAAGTCTGCGCTCAATACACCCAGACCTTTCCAGCTCGCTTTTCCAATTTCGGATTTCAACGAAACATCTGTGAAGGTGCCGTTTCCGTTGTTTCGATACAATTGATCGGGCTCCCCGCGAAAACCCTGTGGACCACAGTAATCTCTGCGCCCCACTTTGTCGGTGCAGAACACCGCTGGATCAAAAACAACATAATTGGCAACATAAAGGTCCAGAAAACCATCGCGATCAAAATCAAGAAATATTGCCGAACTGCCCCAACCAGGATTGTCAATTCCAGCTTTCTTTGTAATGTCCGAAAAAGTGCCATTGCCGTTGTTTTGGAATAACTGATCAGGCCCAAAATTTGTAACGTATAAATCTACGTCGCCATCGTTCTCCAGATCACCAACCGCGATCCCCATGCCGTATCCGGTGGCTGCATTCCCAAATGCTTCCTCTGTAACGTCGTCAAAATTCCCCAATCGTCCCTGCCGGAAAAGCCTGTTCTTCAAACGACCTCCTTGATTGGTACCGTGCCGTTGCCCGTTCACGAGAAAAATATCCAGGTCACCGTCATTATCGTAATCGAGAAAACCGCCACCTGCAGACATGACTTCAGGATAGAAGTAGGATCCATCGACCGCGGGATCATGGACAAACTTCAATCCACTCTTTTCCGTTATGTCGGTGAAGTAACCTTTGGAAGAGGAAGAATTGGACGAATTACAACCTGCGCAGATCGCTAGCAGACAAATGACGAAGTAACTGGTAGGAGCTGCGCATTCGGGCTTTTTGCGAATGCTCAGCCCGGCATGATTCGGGCGCAGCATTTGCAAAAAACGCAAATGCGGCGCCCCTACAAACAGCATTAATTCTGTTCAGCCTGCAGTTTTTTCTTCAGATCCAGAATATCTTTTTGATTCGGACGAAGGGCCAGCGATTGTTCGACTCGTTCGAGTGACTTTGCAGGTTGATCTAACCGGAAGTAAATATCGGCGAGAATGTTTAAGGCTTCCACTTTCTTCGGTTCCTCGATTCGGTACCTCTCAAAAAACCGCAACGCATCATGAAACTTCTCCGAATAATAGTATGCCCACCCCATCAACCATAAAACCTGTGGATTACGCGGATTCTTCACTTCTAAGGGAGATCCCAATTCAATCACCTTGTTCAGGTTTTTCTCCTGCAATGCCGCACGCATCAACTGATAGGTGACTTCGAGATTTTCCGGATCCTTTGTATGAGCATCCTCCAGTAACAACCTCGCCTCTTTGGGTCTTTTCAGACGCAACAGCTGCTGTGCCTGAAGGAAACTGTGGTAACCCGAGTTAAATCCCGGAAGCGCTACGGAAAATTTCCAGACGTTCGGCGCCGCATCGTTCGAAACAGTAAACATTAATGGCGCAGTTTTTGCGATTGTTTTTTCACCTTCGCGCAATTCTACTGTTAGAGTCTTGGCTCCAACAGACAATGCGGAAAGTGAAATATCCTTCTGAATTTCAATATAGTTCCCTGCGAGCTGCGAAGCGGCAATGGAAACCGGCTCCGTTTGCTCCGATTCAATCTGGTCCCCGACCTTAACCACATAATGAAGTTCCGGAGTCCCCATCGAGGCATAGGTATCGGGAAAAATCACCTGATGATAAAGCAGCATGGGAGCATTCTTGGAATATCGGGCAGGCAGGTTGGGAATGAAAATCTTATCTCCAAACTGGAATGGACGAATTTTGTTGTCTTTCGCAGCTGCTTCGATGGACCGAACCGGTATGACCGGTGTGATGGAAGGTTTGGACTGTTTTGTCAAATCGGGAATCTCAATCGTTTCCACAAAAGTAGCGCTTTTTCTGGAAACGTTGTTCGCCACAATCAACGTGAAATCATATTTTCCCGGAATCAGTGGCCGCCTCCCCTGAAACTGAAACGGCATCGACTTAATTTTTTCAAATTGCTCAGGCGTTACTTTGATCTCGTGAGTACCCACGATTTGTTCCACTTCGGTTTTGTCCGGAGCGGTAATCAGGCCATCAACAGTCAGTGATGTGTAGTAGTTTTCATAGGAGCCCATGTCCAGCTTGTCCGGCTCGTATTCGATGGAATAATCGATGTAATAGTCCCCGGTAGGCGCCTGAAACCAGTAGAGGCCATCATGAACCCCCTCCCTTCCGATGGAATAGTAAACCTGAACTGAGGGACGGTCCTTCAGGAAATCATCCACATATCTTCGCTTACTAATATCGTAGTTTCTTGCATTTTGGAGTTTCGCCAGAATCACTTCGGTGGTAATGCTGGTTCCAGGTGAACCCGGGTCGGCAGATTCCGAAGGAATGGAACTGATCGAGGCATGAGCTACTTCGGGATCGAGTTCCTGGCGGAGCATTCCGTACAGAGCGTCTTCGGGTAACATTGATGTTTTGTTTCGCTGAATGAACAGATCACGAATGCCATCGGACAATGGTGAATAAAGCCTGTAAGGCGGCATATTATCCGGCTGGTAGAAGAGTAGATAGAGTGAACTGGGGAGGCCATACCCTTTGTAGCCCACGTAATGCCAGAGCTCAAGCGAAACATTATCAAAGGAGGCGGGAATTCGTTTGGTATAGTCCGGTTTGCCCATCAGAATATAGATGCGTCCGCGATCTGTTCTCCAACCGGCCATCGAGGTTTCGCGTCCGTAGAACTTATTCGCGTACTCAACTCTTTTCAAATGTTCTTCTTTGAATTCATTCTGGACCGTCCCGGGAGTGGGGTCCCGGTTCTCCCAGAAAATTTCGATCATACGCGCGCGGTCTTCTTCTTTCTCCAACATCAGGAAAGCCTCGCGCTCGTAATCGGATATGATCCAGTGCACAAGATCAAGCCATTTTTGATGTTCTGCGCTGACCGGATATTGCTTTCGCTTCTCCTCAGCAAAAGAAGTGGCAGCGATGAACAAAGCTAACAAAATCAAAATGAAGTTTTTCATAAATACCTCTGTACAGCGGCAGGAGGAGAGAGCAATTCTCATCCCATTTCAAATCCATGAGTATATGAGAATCGCCGACGCTGTGCAATTCATTAAGGTGAACGCGTTTGCTCTGCCTGCTGCAGGATCGCGTTGGCTTCCTGAACGCGTCCCATCTCTTTATAAGTGGACGCAAGCAAAAGATAACCTCGAGCATCTTTAGGAAGTAATTGAACAACTCTTTGGAAACAAAGCGCCGCGCGATCCAACTGACGTGCTTGCCGGTACAACAATCCCAAATTGTTAAAGGCTTTGAAATTCTCCGAATCTACCTCGGTTTCCTTTCGGTATTCGTCCATTGCCGCGGGCAAATTCCCTTTGGCTTCGTAAATCGATGCGAGATTATAATGCAAACCTTTCCTGTCGGGAGTTAAATCGATCGCAGCTCTGAAATGTTGTTCTGCTTGGTCGAGATCCCCCGCCCCAAAATAAATTTCACCAATGGTGGAATGAAGCGCAGTTTTCGCTTTATCGCTCTTTGTATTTGATAGAAACCGTTGATAGGTTTCCATCGCCTGCAAGAAATAAGGTCGCGCCTCTTCTGGTTTGTTCATGATGCGGTACAAATGAGCAATCTTCAGGCTTGCATACAGGTGCGTAGGCTCGTACTGCAGTACCTTCAAAAACCAGTCCAAGGCTTCGTCATTCTCGCCTTTACGTTCATAGGCATAACCGATGTTATAAAGCGCCATCGTATGCTGCGGTCGCTGGGCGATAGTTTGCATAAGCTCATCAATCGATTTATCGAAGTCTTTCAACCCGATGTAATTGATACCGGCAATGAAGTGCGCATCGGGCATTGCTGGATCTTCTCTGAAGACCTGCGCGAGTGTTTCATTGGACTCCTGATATTGCTGCTTCTGGGCCAGATAGGATGCTGTCTGCAACTTTTGGGCAAGATGAATCTTATCTTTGGGATCAATTTTTCGGCTTTCTTCTGTGCTTTGAACAGTACCGCCGATGTATCCCAAAGCCCGTAGTTTTTCCTCCGTTTCCGGATCCATTTGCTGCGGTCCTTGGCGGTTTTTATCAGAATATTTAGCGATGATTTCGTCCAGTTGATCTCTCAACACTTTCGCATACTCGGGTTTTTCCTGGATCAAGTTTCGACTCTCTGCCGGATCATTGATCCTGTCATAGAGCTCTGCTCTCGGCGCATCGATGTATTTATACTTCTCTGTCGTAATCCCTTTGATCGGACTCCATCCATAATGGAGTTCTGCGTAAATGCTTTCGCTGTATGCAACGCGTTCGGCATCTTTCCCTCCATTGAGAAGCGGAACAAAAGATCGCCCCTGGATTTCTTTTTGCTGAGGTATTCCCAACAATTCGAGAATCGTCGGGAAGAGGTCGATATGGCGCACCAGGCCTTTCACACGATCATTAGGACGACCCGGGAGATACACCAATAGTGGAATATGCTGAGTTGAATTGTAAATGAACTGGGCATGGCTCAACTCTCCATGTTCCCCTAAACCTTCTCCGTGATCACCGGTAATAACGATGATGGTTTTTTTCCTTAGCTGCAGAGAATCAAGTTTATCCAACAGCTTTCCTATTTGGACATCCGTATAAGC includes these proteins:
- a CDS encoding sulfatase-like hydrolase/transferase produces the protein MANKKKQKLEKQEIKSPEPRANRWKILLPAVAVIAVVALVFLYLRSSRKIQSGAYKDFNVLMITLDTTRADHLPMYGYDKVKTPNLDALADESYIFEDAIAHVPLTLPSHTSMLTGLLPISHGIRDNAGFFLDEKVTTLPEVLKANGYSTSAFVSAFVLDSRWKLNQGFDHYYDNFDLAEFKQVNPQDAQRPAEETVVEAEHWLESHTNERFFCWVHFYDPHDPYEPPEPFKTEYSDQPYDGEIAYTDVQIGKLLDKLDSLQLRKKTIIVITGDHGEGLGEHGELSHAQFIYNSTQHIPLLVYLPGRPNDRVKGLVRHIDLFPTILELLGIPQQKEIQGRSFVPLLNGGKDAERVAYSESIYAELHYGWSPIKGITTEKYKYIDAPRAELYDRINDPAESRNLIQEKPEYAKVLRDQLDEIIAKYSDKNRQGPQQMDPETEEKLRALGYIGGTVQSTEESRKIDPKDKIHLAQKLQTASYLAQKQQYQESNETLAQVFREDPAMPDAHFIAGINYIGLKDFDKSIDELMQTIAQRPQHTMALYNIGYAYERKGENDEALDWFLKVLQYEPTHLYASLKIAHLYRIMNKPEEARPYFLQAMETYQRFLSNTKSDKAKTALHSTIGEIYFGAGDLDQAEQHFRAAIDLTPDRKGLHYNLASIYEAKGNLPAAMDEYRKETEVDSENFKAFNNLGLLYRQARQLDRAALCFQRVVQLLPKDARGYLLLASTYKEMGRVQEANAILQQAEQTRSP
- a CDS encoding GWxTD domain-containing protein encodes the protein MKNFILILLALFIAATSFAEEKRKQYPVSAEHQKWLDLVHWIISDYEREAFLMLEKEEDRARMIEIFWENRDPTPGTVQNEFKEEHLKRVEYANKFYGRETSMAGWRTDRGRIYILMGKPDYTKRIPASFDNVSLELWHYVGYKGYGLPSSLYLLFYQPDNMPPYRLYSPLSDGIRDLFIQRNKTSMLPEDALYGMLRQELDPEVAHASISSIPSESADPGSPGTSITTEVILAKLQNARNYDISKRRYVDDFLKDRPSVQVYYSIGREGVHDGLYWFQAPTGDYYIDYSIEYEPDKLDMGSYENYYTSLTVDGLITAPDKTEVEQIVGTHEIKVTPEQFEKIKSMPFQFQGRRPLIPGKYDFTLIVANNVSRKSATFVETIEIPDLTKQSKPSITPVIPVRSIEAAAKDNKIRPFQFGDKIFIPNLPARYSKNAPMLLYHQVIFPDTYASMGTPELHYVVKVGDQIESEQTEPVSIAASQLAGNYIEIQKDISLSALSVGAKTLTVELREGEKTIAKTAPLMFTVSNDAAPNVWKFSVALPGFNSGYHSFLQAQQLLRLKRPKEARLLLEDAHTKDPENLEVTYQLMRAALQEKNLNKVIELGSPLEVKNPRNPQVLWLMGWAYYYSEKFHDALRFFERYRIEEPKKVEALNILADIYFRLDQPAKSLERVEQSLALRPNQKDILDLKKKLQAEQN
- a CDS encoding tetratricopeptide repeat protein, whose product is MRKRSSAGVSPAKERTSRPGSVTAEKPQSRKWLFIGAAIVLLALGALWYFWKPQEQIKTAAPATPESTVEALAKNNFQGAEKPVVEKLRNVINDVKANSSSAHSWGKLAMNLHVHDFKNEALLCYEKAAALNPSDFRWPYYRAMLLHDRGSEEALKYFEQSLNLRPNHFAGRVRYGQALLDSNRLEQAGREFVKALEINTNSSHAYVGLARISLSQNQVKDCGSLLQKAIQVNPRHGEAYGLLSEVYRRMNQHQKASAQLLISQQLPKITPLPDDLEMALIAEGVSSYWHDLRGRAALEKGDYALAEQELKKAAAASKDFSRQDTLGVAYLYQRKYAEAAAAHKKALELNPKSTASMNNLAAALYEMGQEQAAMDTIRRAIQNDPRIPYSYLHLARLNIRSGNRAAAVQAYRSGLEQLPQNQDLAQQLAWFMATSSDASLRNGLEAVRLAEAVASRNPNAETLDVLAAAYAEAGRFDRSVQVAEQALTIAESNRRQQLAERIKTHLKAFRAKRPYHE
- a CDS encoding CRTAC1 family protein, translated to MLFVGAPHLRFLQMLRPNHAGLSIRKKPECAAPTSYFVICLLAICAGCNSSNSSSSKGYFTDITEKSGLKFVHDPAVDGSYFYPEVMSAGGGFLDYDNDGDLDIFLVNGQRHGTNQGGRLKNRLFRQGRLGNFDDVTEEAFGNAATGYGMGIAVGDLENDGDVDLYVTNFGPDQLFQNNGNGTFSDITKKAGIDNPGWGSSAIFLDFDRDGFLDLYVANYVVFDPAVFCTDKVGRRDYCGPQGFRGEPDQLYRNNGNGTFTDVSLKSEIGKASWKGLGVLSADFNNDLYPDIYVANDGEPANLWVNQRDGTFKDLGMVLGAAVNALGQPEAGMGVASGDADGDADFDLFKTHLRNETNTFYRHMGQIGFQDDTAVSNLGPPSLPYTGFGTGFFDYDQDGDLDLAVVNGRVTRGPLLLQKNSPDYWDDYAEPNLLFENDGTGHYRNVSDLAGEFTSEIENSKGLSFGDIDNDGDIDLLITNGGGPARLHRNDVSSKGHWLIVRAKAWNRDAIGAVVSIHVSGQRIKRLVQPGYSYLSSNDPRAHFGLASATSVDEITVLWPDGKTEIFPGVKADQIVTVEKGKGKSEETK